The following nucleotide sequence is from Gemmatimonadota bacterium.
GGGGCGAAGCCGACCTCGGGATTGAAGTTCTCCCCGAACTCCTGCACCTGGGCGTTGCTGGTCCAGCTCCGACTGCTCCAGGCGGCATTGACGTTCCAGGCCCCTTCGGCCTCGGAGACGCCGGGCGTCTCCGTGCGTGCCACCCAGGAGCTCAACGTGAAGGGCTGACCGATCCCCACCTGGCCGTCCAACGCGTAGGTGCGATTGAAGTCCCCGCCGAGCTCGCCGCTGCGATCCACGAACAGGCCGCCGACGCGGGACCGGCTGGGCAGCTCCTTGGCCAGGCGCACCGCGGAGTACGCGTTCTCCCCCTGCACCGAGGACAGGCCGTCGGTGCGGATGTGCAGCATGCCCACGTTCAGGCCCGCCGCCTTCCCGGAGAGGCGTGCGCCCCCCAGGATCGGCACGGGCTGCCCCGACGCGATGCCGATGTTGCGGCTGAAGAAGAGGTCGGCGCCGCCCCCGCCCACCGTGAAGAACCCGGCGTTCTCGAGGAAGAACGGCCGCTTCTCCGGGAACAGCAGCGAGAAGCGGGTGAGGTTGACCTGCTGGTCGTCCACCTCGACCTGCGCAAAGTCCGTGTTGACGGTCAGATCGAGCGTCAGGCCCTGCGTGACCTGCACCTTGGCCTCGCCGCCCACCTCTGCGTCGGAGGCGAAGGAGGTCTCCCCCGCCTCGTAGTCGCGGGCGGTCGAGCCGAGCACGTAGGGCGTCACGCTGGCCAGGCGGCGGAACGGCGGGCGCAGCCCGGCGAGCTCTCCGGCGAAGTTCAGGCGGTAGAGGTTGAACTCGCGGGGCACGCGCGTCCAGAACGCCTCCTCGTTCCGGCGCCGGATGCGGCGCATGACGTTGAAGCCCCAGCTGCGTCCGTCCGATCCGTACCGCAGCGTGGTGAACGGGATGCGGAACTCGGCGTACCAGCCGCGGGCGTCGCTGCTGGTGGCCACGTTCCAGCTGCCGTCCCAGTTCTTGTTGAAGCCGCCGCCGGCCCCGGCCTGGAAGCGCCGCTGGTTCCCGCCCCCGCCCCCACCCAGGAAGTTGCCGCCCCCCTGCCCCTCGTTGGCCACCTGACCGTCGTACTCGATGCCGGCCGGCGTCGTGCCGAACACGAATCCGTTGACCTGGTCCCGGAACGTGTCGAAGACCAGCACGACGGCGTCGCTCTCTTCCAGCTCGAAGTCGCGGATGCGGTCGCCCTGCACGATGCCGGACACATCGGTGTCGAAGGCCCAGACGCCCACGAAGATCGCCTGGTCGTCGTAGACCACCCGGACCTCGGTGTCCTCGCTGGCGGCGTCCCCGTCGAACGGCATGCGCTGGACGAACCCGCCCAGGGCCGGCACACCCTCCCAGACCGCGTCGTCCAGGCGTCCGTCCAGCGTGGGCGGGGTCGTGACCGGTCGCGCCTCGGCCAGGAAGCGCCGGGGGCCCGCGGCCGCCGGGTCCATTCCGGCTCCCTGGTTGTTCTGGGCCGCGAGCGGCGCCGCGAGCAGGAGCAGGGCGAGGGCGGACGGGAGCGCGTGGGATCGACGGGTCATGGCACCGGCGGGAAGGAAGGATCGGGCGTCGGGACAAGATGGCAGGCATCGGCGCGCCTCCGCCACCGCACGAGGCCCGCGGGGTGACCGCGCCCAG
It contains:
- a CDS encoding DUF5916 domain-containing protein, with the translated sequence MTRRSHALPSALALLLLAAPLAAQNNQGAGMDPAAAGPRRFLAEARPVTTPPTLDGRLDDAVWEGVPALGGFVQRMPFDGDAASEDTEVRVVYDDQAIFVGVWAFDTDVSGIVQGDRIRDFELEESDAVVLVFDTFRDQVNGFVFGTTPAGIEYDGQVANEGQGGGNFLGGGGGGNQRRFQAGAGGGFNKNWDGSWNVATSSDARGWYAEFRIPFTTLRYGSDGRSWGFNVMRRIRRRNEEAFWTRVPREFNLYRLNFAGELAGLRPPFRRLASVTPYVLGSTARDYEAGETSFASDAEVGGEAKVQVTQGLTLDLTVNTDFAQVEVDDQQVNLTRFSLLFPEKRPFFLENAGFFTVGGGGADLFFSRNIGIASGQPVPILGGARLSGKAAGLNVGMLHIRTDGLSSVQGENAYSAVRLAKELPSRSRVGGLFVDRSGELGGDFNRTYALDGQVGIGQPFTLSSWVARTETPGVSEAEGAWNVNAAWSSRSWTSNAQVQEFGENFNPEVGFAPRVGHRYYQAMVMHYIRPSRILREMRPHISYFTYRSTKSGVADGFEETSRVHVDSHFEWADGMMFSPAMNWVREGLYEPFEIAEGIVVPTGTYEGWEAAWRFNTNQSARLSFEGGIDWGAFLSGTRRGGSGSVTLRQGNALTTSVRFAYNDVDLEEGRFQTRLGGMSVGYFFTPRLYLQSLLQYSDQADRWSANVRLGWLNTAGTGLFIVYNDVQGVDGLQGPLGRSLILKFTRQFNVLGG